The region GAGTTTTTAAAGAAGATATTTGGGCTATAGTAAAGTCATGTGTTTTGAGGCAGTAGATAATTGCTGATATTCCTCTACTAATTTATCAAGAAACGTAAATAAAGCCCAATTCATCGTGGTATAGTCAAAAGCTTTCATTTCTTGTGGTGTTTGAACATAAGGTTTATGTGCATTTTCTTGGAGAACTTTACTCTCATTTAGAATTAGAAGTTCAATAACTTCGGGGGTAAACTCTAGATGACATTGAAATCCATATACTAAATTAGTGTATTCTATTATTTGTCTTGGACATCCTGCGCTTGTAGCGATTACTTTAGCATCTGGTGTTAAGCCAGGCATATCATTATGCCAATGGCCTACATCTAGTGTATCGCCGAAGTGTTTAAACTTGGAATGCTGTCTACCTATTTCAGTTAATAGAATGGGAAATACACCTATTTCTTGCTCAGGGCTGTGGCTAAAGGCATTGCATAATGCCTCTGCTATAAGTTGTGCGCCTAAGCAGACTCCTATAACAGCCTTATTTGCGTTAATACACTTTAAGATTAATTCTTTTTCTTTCTGAGCATTGAAGTAAGGGCATTCTTTTACTGTTGTAATGGGATCTTGAGGACCACCTAATACAATTAATAAGTCAATATGTTCTGCTGAGGCAGGTAGTGTATTGTATTCATATATTTTAGTCATACTGACACTATATCCTTTTTTAATTACCCAATCTAAATATGCTCCTGGAGCTTCAAATTCCTCGTGTATTACAAAGTGTACATGCATTGTTTTTCGTTGTTTTGTTGTGGGCAAAGGTAAAAGCCTATCTAAATAGCATCATAGTCCAGAATAGTTAAAACTACCTAGTCCAAGCTTTTATAAGTAAAGAATAAAATGTAATTGTTAAAAATAATTAAATAAATGTATTTACTAATTAAATAGTGATTAGTATTTAAAAATAGTTGTGTATAAAAGTATAAAATAAAAGATAAGTAGTATTATTAATAGCCTGCGTGCTGTTTTATTGTGTTTTTGACAATACTTAATGTAGTTTTGTATGAAGTGATTAACCCCACATTCGCAATCAAAAGTATGAGAAAACAATTACTAAAAACAAGTTTACTAAGTCTCTTCTTATTAGCCTTAGGTACTGATGTACAGGCACAACGTGTATCTGAGAAGAAAGCTGATAAAGAGTATGAAAAATTAGCTTACATTGATGCTATTAAGATATATGAACGCATGGCTAAAAATGGATATATCAATGGAGATATATTAATGAAGTTAGGAGATTCTTACTATTTTAATGGAAAACTTCTTGATGCTAATAAATGGTATGGAGAATTGTTTAATGGGAAGTATGATGATAAGGGAACGGTAATCATTCCTTCAGAATATTACTATCGATATGCACAAACATTAAAAGCAGCAGAGCAATATGAGCAGTCAACTAAAGTAATGGAGCAATTCGTTAAATTAGAAAAAGATGACTCTAGAGCTCAACTGTATGCTGCAAATAAAGATTACTTAAATAGTATTGAGGATAAAACATCTCGCTATAATTTAAAACACGCTTCTATTAATAGTGCTTATTCTGATTATGGCGCGGCTGTGATAGGAGATCAACTGATATTCACATCTGCTCGCCCTGAGGCAAAGTTATCTAGTAAGAAATTACACGAATGGACTAATGAGAGTTTTACAACTTTATATAGTAGTACTATTTTACCAGATGGTAAAATGGGTGAACCTGTGGTTTATGCCCCTGAGTTGAGTTCTAAAGTGAATGATGCTACAGCAGTATTTACTAAAGATGGTAAGACGATGTACTTTACTAGAAACAATTCTAACTTAAAGGGAAAACGCAAGAACAATAAAAAGAATTCTTCTTTATTAAAAATATTCAGTGCTACAAAACAAGCTAATGGCAAATGGGGAGATGTTAGAGAATTGCCTATTAACTCTGATAATTTTAATACTGCTCACCCAGCATTAACACCTGATGATGGATGGTTATACTTCTCATCAGATAGAGAAGATAACCAGGGACAATCTGATATTTACAGAGTAGCGCTTTATCCTAATCACGTATATGGAGGAGTAGAGAATATCGGCAAAAAGGTAAATACAGCAGGTAGAGAGACTTTCCCATTTATATCATCAGATAACTATTTATTCTTTGCTTCAGATGGGCATCCTGGACTAGGAGGATTAGACATCTTCACAGCTAAGATAGACCGCAATGGAACTATCGGAGAAGTGACTAATATAGGTGCTCCGATTAACAGTCCATTTGACGACTTCTCAATTTATATCAATAGAGAATCAAAGTCGGGGTTTGTTAGTTCTAATAGAGCAGAAGGATTAGGAGGAGATGATATTTATTCATTTATAGAAAAATCTTGTTTACAGCATATCGTAGGAACGGTATATGATATTAAAACACAGAAGGGGATTCCTAATGCTACTGTAGTAATTTCTGATGCGCTATATGAGAAGTCAAAGACTATACAAACTGATGATCAAGGGAATTATAGCTCGGAGACTCTAGATTGTGATCATAAATATAGAGTGAAAGCTGAGGCTCCTTCATATAGTACTGTAGAATTGGTATTTGCTTTAGAAGACATTACAGGGGATAAAAAAGTAAACATAGGATTAGACAAATCATACGAAACAGTAGGAGTAAACGATGACTTGTTTAAGAAACTGAAGTTACAACCAATATACTTTAACTTTGACAAATCATTTATCCGTCCAGATGCTTCGATTGAATTAATGAAAGTAGTCGAGGTAATGAGAGAATACCCAACGATGAAGATAGATGTACGTTCACATACAGATAGTAGAGGTAATGATAATTATAACCTTGCACTATCTGATAGACGTGTGAAAGCAACTATCCAATGGATGATCTCACAAGGTATAGAACCAAGTAGATTAACAGGTAGAGGATATGGAGAATCTCAACTTCAAAACAGATGTGCTAACGGCGTACCGTGTAGCGAAGTAGATCACCAACTAAACAGACGTAGTGAATTTATCATAACAGAAATGTAACAAAAAAGAGGCTTTCGCCTCTTTTTTTAATTACGAATTATTTGCCCTACGGGCAATATGTACATACCATACCACAATCATTATCCGCAATCGTAGGGATGTATGTAATACATCCACATAAAACATCAAATGATGTTTTCTCTACATGTGTGGTATAATGTATTAGGTGATATGTATTTGCCCTTCTTCTCTTAGCTTATTTGCTCATTGTGTACCAAAATAACTTGACTGATATTAAGAATAATCAACTTTTAAATGTAAAGTAAACACTGTTCACTGTCAAATATAATTTTCTAATTATAGTATTTCTCTTCTTAAGTCCTCTGCTGATTTAGGAGATAATGCTCCTAATGGAATATCATATACCGTTACAGCACCTGTCTGTCCTTGAGCTGCTAATTTATATACTGCACGTGAGAATGCAACCAATACACTAGCTGTAAATTCAGGATTGCTCTCTAGGGCAAGACCGAACTCTATATTCTGTTTCGTATCAGTACCTGTGATTCCAGATCTGAATACCTTACCACCGTGAGGCATTGCACTGTGATTAGCCTTTAATTCCTCTTCAGAGATAAAGTGAACAGTAGTATTGTAATCCGCGAAATAGTTAGGCATCGTCTTGATAGTAGATTCTATAATCGCTGTATTAGCGCCCTCTTCAGGCACCACATAACAAATACGCTCGTGCTTCTCAGCTGTTGTTAACACAGGATTCTCTCCTTGGCGAACACGCTCAAGTGCTGATTCGATAGGAATAGTGTACTGAACACCACCTTTAACGCCATCTATACGTCTAATCGCATCAGAATGCCCTTGACTAAGTCCTTTTCCCCAGAATGTATATGTTTCGCCCTGTGGTAAGATACTCTCTCCTAATAAGCGAAGCATAGAGAACAGTCCTGGATCCCATCCTGTAGAGATAAGACTTAAAGTATTATGCTCTCTAGCAGACTTATTCACTGTGTGGAAATACTCAGGTATCTTAGCATGTGTATCAAAACTATCCACAGTGTTAAACCATTGAGAGATATAAGGTACCTGCTCAGGTAAGTCAGTAGAAGACCCACCACAGATGATCATTACATCTACGATAGCTCTATAATCTGTTATTTCGTCTATATGCACCACCTTAGTTTTTGTCTCTAAGTCTTGAGGGTTTCTTCTAGTGAAAATAGCGATTAGTTCTAAATCAGGGTTTTGGCGAATAGCTAGTTCAACTCCTTTACCTAAATTTCCATAACCTACAATACCTATTTTGATTGTATTGTTACTGTCCGTATTCATATGTTTATTATTGTTTTAAAAAGTGTGTCATCCCCTGTGAATTGGGAGGATATGTATAAACGGGCTAATTTAACCAAAACTTTAGACTTACTGTATAATAAATAAATTATCCGAATTAGGTTAACACATCTTTTCTCAGGTATTATACCCAAAGTCATTAACCATATCCCGCAAGTCAATTTTGCGGGATGTATTTGCTCTTGCGCCATCTGCTTTATCCATTAAAAAGCCCATTGGACTTTTTTTAACGCTTTGTCCTACCTGTACTATTGCGGAAGTGGTTGATGGTTAGAATTCCTCGACAGCGCAGTATTGTGGATATTGATTGCATTCTATAATGCGCAATCATACCTTACATAGAAAGTCAATGCAGAGGCGCAATATTTTGCGTCTCCACAAACTGAATAACGCCCTGTCGGCACGCAACGGTAGGGGTGTATAGTGATACACCCGCATAAATATCGTTAGGTATTTTCATTAATAATATATTGGGGGTATTTACATGAAGTCAGTAAAACAAGTAATGACTTAAATCACTTTATAAAACACCATTTTCCTTACCTTAGCAACTTAGTCTTTAATTCAAAAATTCTATTTATCTCTTATTCTGGATTTATAATAACACAACACTATGGAAGATGCGCATATCGTAATTGATCGTATATATAATTACTTGGATAAATATGGCTTAAAAACCAATACGAAGACTTTAGAGGAGTTTATTGCTTATGTTGAAGGACAGTGGGCTATAGCTGATGATCGTAAATACTGTATATACAATGCCTCTATTATTATAGGGCGTATGACTAATGAGTATATTGGCTTAAAGCAATTTGATAAGATGATATTTTGGTTAGATGAGGATGATAAACATATTAATCGAGATAGAAATCCTGAGTATGTACGCAATTATTATAAAGGACAGTGTTGCTTAGAATGTGGAAATGAGCAGGAAGCATTGCGTTATCTGAATTTGTGTTATGCTGTAGAACCTGATTATATCTTTACTAGAGCTCCGTTTTGTTACGAGTTTTTTAATCAACATTTAGAAACACCTAGAGAGTTGCTTGTGAATGAGGATTATGATGATGAGATCGAGGTAGAGTGTGAGTTCGAATTGCCATTATGGGCAGCATTCTTTAAGATGGAAAATAATATTCGATGCAAGGTATTATTGGATTATCTAGAGGATGAGGTAGATCAAGAGGGGGCAGAGGCATTAATGGATCGCATTTTAGCCAATATACAAGCGAACGAGCAGGCTATCTTAGAGGAGTTATTAGCTAAGTTAGTCATTAAGTATAGAGAATGGCAACCGAGATATGATTATAGCCAAGAGGATAAAGCATCTTTTATGCCTGATGTTACTGATGTAGAACAGTTCGGTATGTTGATTACACCACTGGTTATTTACATTATTCCAGAGTCATTAGAAGATACACCTTCTGTGGGATATTTGTTTAATTGCTCTTGGGATAGTGAACATGCACTAGGATTTATGACTTTAAATGATCAGGTGACCTCAATAGGTGGTGCAGATAATGCTTTTTGTTTATAATATATTTTAGATTTTTCTGGGAGACATTGATATACCCGCTGTGTGAAGTTGAGAAACTTCGTACAGTGGGTATATTGTTTATAGGGATGTCTTTGTATTAGTCTTTACATTAAAGATACAATTCGTTTAAGTTAGGAGGTAGGAATGGTTGAATTGTTAAAGCTTTAATAATTTGTTAGTAATGATTTGCTTAAATAGGGAGGGTAAGTTTGCATTAACAAAAAATATAAACTAATGAAAATTAACTACAAACTACCTACTTGGGTTTTAGGTCTTATTATGACTGCCTCAGTTGTAGGATGCAATGACGACAACTCAATTGACAATGGAGGAGACGGTAACAAAGGCGACAAAATTGAATTAAAGAATCATTCAAAGACACCAGCATTTGTATATGCTATGCCTGGTTTTGAAAAATTAGAGATATTCTCTCTTATCTCAAGTGAAGATAAGTTAAGTGAATCACCTGATTTTGTCTTCGGAGGACAACCTGATGGAGCTGGTTTTATGAAAAATCCAAAAGGAGAAGGGTTTTTAATGATTACGAATCACGAGATTATGCAATCTGTGTCTCGTGTGACATTAGATAAGAATTTTAAACCTGTAAAAGGAGAATATATTGTAGATGGTATAGGGGGAATCACAAGGTTATGCTCGGCGACACTTGCTAAACCTGAGATTCACGGATTTGGACCTGTATTTTTAACAGCAGGAGAATCTGGACAAGAGAGTATGGTACATGCAGTAGATCCATTAGGGTCAACAGATCTTAAGTCTAATACAGATCGCGTATTGCCTGCATTAGGTAAAGCAAGTATGGAGAATGCTGTGCCATTGCCATCAGATGTGTCTAATGGAAAGACTATTATCTTAATCGGAGAAGATCAAGGGTATAGTTCAAGTCATCAGAGTGCTGGACAGTTGATTATGTATGTAGGAAATAAAGGAGATCTTACTGGAGGTAAACTATATGCGTTAAAACGCAAGACTGGTGGGTATACTGAAATGGATATGGAGAAAGGGAAAGAATATGATGTAGAGTTCGTAGAGATACCTGGTGCTAAAGATATGACAGGAGCACAAATCAATCAAAAGAACATGGATTTAGGTGTAATTCGCTTTTCTCGTGTAGAGGATGTGGATTACAGAAAAGGAGCAGGTAAAGGGAATGAAGTTTACTTCACAGCAACAGGTCAAGCAAGTGGTGGTAATCCTGTAAAAGGATATACAATGTGGGGACGTGTGTATAAACTAGTAATGGATAAGAATGGCATGATGACTGGTAAACTTTCTGTGGCAGCTGAGGGAGATAGTAAGCCAGGTAGAGATTTAATCAACCCAGACAACTTATGTGTAACAGAGAACTATGTATATATCCAAGAAGATGGTGACTCATACTACACTGATGCGAAACATGACTCGTATATCTGGCAATACAAGATGGCTGATGGATCATATAAACCATGGTTAAATATGAAACACAACCGCGAAGATGCTGAATGGCAAAAGAATTACAATCAATCAGGAAACTTACAGAAGTTTGGTTCTTGGGAATTTGGAGCAATGGAAGATATCTCTGATTTAGTGGGTATTCCGAATACATTCTCTGTAAATATTCACTCTCACACTTGGCAAAAATCAGAATTTGCTAATGCTGATAAAGCAGGAGTAAATAAGAATAAAGAAGGAGGTCAAGTAGTGATTATCCGCAATGTAGAAAGATAGATTAGAATATAGTGTTTTGTAACCTCTGGTGGTGTAGTTAATATACTGCTGGAGGTCTTTTTTTATGCCTATGAAGATTTTAAAATATATATCTGTATTTGTATTGACCTTGAGTATATTAAGTTGTGCAAACAAAGAGAATAAATATGAAGAT is a window of Myroides oncorhynchi DNA encoding:
- a CDS encoding OmpA family protein, yielding MRKQLLKTSLLSLFLLALGTDVQAQRVSEKKADKEYEKLAYIDAIKIYERMAKNGYINGDILMKLGDSYYFNGKLLDANKWYGELFNGKYDDKGTVIIPSEYYYRYAQTLKAAEQYEQSTKVMEQFVKLEKDDSRAQLYAANKDYLNSIEDKTSRYNLKHASINSAYSDYGAAVIGDQLIFTSARPEAKLSSKKLHEWTNESFTTLYSSTILPDGKMGEPVVYAPELSSKVNDATAVFTKDGKTMYFTRNNSNLKGKRKNNKKNSSLLKIFSATKQANGKWGDVRELPINSDNFNTAHPALTPDDGWLYFSSDREDNQGQSDIYRVALYPNHVYGGVENIGKKVNTAGRETFPFISSDNYLFFASDGHPGLGGLDIFTAKIDRNGTIGEVTNIGAPINSPFDDFSIYINRESKSGFVSSNRAEGLGGDDIYSFIEKSCLQHIVGTVYDIKTQKGIPNATVVISDALYEKSKTIQTDDQGNYSSETLDCDHKYRVKAEAPSYSTVELVFALEDITGDKKVNIGLDKSYETVGVNDDLFKKLKLQPIYFNFDKSFIRPDASIELMKVVEVMREYPTMKIDVRSHTDSRGNDNYNLALSDRRVKATIQWMISQGIEPSRLTGRGYGESQLQNRCANGVPCSEVDHQLNRRSEFIITEM
- a CDS encoding PhoX family protein → MKINYKLPTWVLGLIMTASVVGCNDDNSIDNGGDGNKGDKIELKNHSKTPAFVYAMPGFEKLEIFSLISSEDKLSESPDFVFGGQPDGAGFMKNPKGEGFLMITNHEIMQSVSRVTLDKNFKPVKGEYIVDGIGGITRLCSATLAKPEIHGFGPVFLTAGESGQESMVHAVDPLGSTDLKSNTDRVLPALGKASMENAVPLPSDVSNGKTIILIGEDQGYSSSHQSAGQLIMYVGNKGDLTGGKLYALKRKTGGYTEMDMEKGKEYDVEFVEIPGAKDMTGAQINQKNMDLGVIRFSRVEDVDYRKGAGKGNEVYFTATGQASGGNPVKGYTMWGRVYKLVMDKNGMMTGKLSVAAEGDSKPGRDLINPDNLCVTENYVYIQEDGDSYYTDAKHDSYIWQYKMADGSYKPWLNMKHNREDAEWQKNYNQSGNLQKFGSWEFGAMEDISDLVGIPNTFSVNIHSHTWQKSEFANADKAGVNKNKEGGQVVIIRNVER
- a CDS encoding diaminopimelate dehydrogenase → MNTDSNNTIKIGIVGYGNLGKGVELAIRQNPDLELIAIFTRRNPQDLETKTKVVHIDEITDYRAIVDVMIICGGSSTDLPEQVPYISQWFNTVDSFDTHAKIPEYFHTVNKSAREHNTLSLISTGWDPGLFSMLRLLGESILPQGETYTFWGKGLSQGHSDAIRRIDGVKGGVQYTIPIESALERVRQGENPVLTTAEKHERICYVVPEEGANTAIIESTIKTMPNYFADYNTTVHFISEEELKANHSAMPHGGKVFRSGITGTDTKQNIEFGLALESNPEFTASVLVAFSRAVYKLAAQGQTGAVTVYDIPLGALSPKSAEDLRREIL
- a CDS encoding DUF6985 domain-containing protein, translating into MEDAHIVIDRIYNYLDKYGLKTNTKTLEEFIAYVEGQWAIADDRKYCIYNASIIIGRMTNEYIGLKQFDKMIFWLDEDDKHINRDRNPEYVRNYYKGQCCLECGNEQEALRYLNLCYAVEPDYIFTRAPFCYEFFNQHLETPRELLVNEDYDDEIEVECEFELPLWAAFFKMENNIRCKVLLDYLEDEVDQEGAEALMDRILANIQANEQAILEELLAKLVIKYREWQPRYDYSQEDKASFMPDVTDVEQFGMLITPLVIYIIPESLEDTPSVGYLFNCSWDSEHALGFMTLNDQVTSIGGADNAFCL
- a CDS encoding type 1 glutamine amidotransferase produces the protein MHVHFVIHEEFEAPGAYLDWVIKKGYSVSMTKIYEYNTLPASAEHIDLLIVLGGPQDPITTVKECPYFNAQKEKELILKCINANKAVIGVCLGAQLIAEALCNAFSHSPEQEIGVFPILLTEIGRQHSKFKHFGDTLDVGHWHNDMPGLTPDAKVIATSAGCPRQIIEYTNLVYGFQCHLEFTPEVIELLILNESKVLQENAHKPYVQTPQEMKAFDYTTMNWALFTFLDKLVEEYQQLSTASKHMTLL